gaagcagacgtgttgtagatgCCACCGGAGCAGAGTTAGTGGTTATTCGTGTTATAACGTCGGCCCTGCAGGTAAccagtctcccctggttttctgatcacaGTCGGAAACGAAGCgagcaggaaaggttaacacattgaacattttaacagcttattaacgtgcgcttattgttgccccgtgtgcgctgcgctcatctgttgacatttcctaatgccttcctacagttgcttaacaAAAGCGAGCTTTCCACAAACAAACGTAGcttacatgtgtcattagtatgaggaaaaaaaatttgattttaactctgtcgggctcgggtcgggctcggacacaaatttcttaatacctgtcggacgcgggccggcctcggacagaaaaattcggcccgatccggactctacgTGGCACTGACTCTGGGGGATGAGTCTTTTTgctaactagcattttagtgatcaataattagcctgtgcctatgttatctccttacatatacctatgctctccgtctctgtaagagataaaaagtaataaataaatgtagtaaaaagtacaatatttcccttttgaaatgtagtggagtgaaaGAACAAAGTAGCACAAGTGTAGCAAGACTCCTGTAACAAATGGCTGCCTCAAAAGTGTAATATAATACAGTAAGTAAATGCGATTGGTTACTTCTCAGCATTTATTTGGGGTCCTTCAGGGAATCACACTCAGCCCACTGCTCTTTCTCTTAAAGACtgtctttatttaaataatcCACCTGCGTTCTTTATGCCAATGCAGAAGTTTTCTTCTGTTTCTTTAAAAGAGAGGTTGATGTAGTTTCACTTCTCTTTGTTTCctcattaaattatttttatcttATAACCAGAATAACGAAGTACAACCACATTAATTGTGAATgaaaaactttttcttttttgttctaagaactgctgctgtgctgttTCTGGTGGAAACTGAGGCAGTACTAATGTGACCAATACTACTAATGCTTATACTGCTAATATTACTAATAGTGCTACAACTATTACTACCAGTACTAAAATACTTACACTGTAATATTCTAATGATTATATTCTAAGATAAGATAACATACAGCTttatttagggctgcaactaacgattattttcatagtcgattaatctgtcgactattttctcgattaatggattaattgtttggtctataaaatgttcgaaaatggtgaaaaatgaggatcagtgtttcccaaagcccaagatgatgtcctcaaatgtcttattttgtcctcagtttactgtcacagaggagagaagaaactagaacaatattcatatttaagccaattcacgcaaattcaaccaatcaccgtgacTTTGGTGCGACTTGCAAATTTGACCcatcaccgcaacttttccacatatttgaccaataaccggagtttcccgcgacttcaaccaatcccagcagtcccacatgCCAGACTTTACGTCAGTATAATGTGACTCTGAGTGCCACTGACCAagtggcagagagagacagaagacgagactcgaacatctcacatttaccaacaaaacgtacagtgaaagaccgtgcaaaacatttcagaccgtcctgccaacctgtattcATATAACATCATTAtacgctgtaacgatttttcGCTATAGAGTCACaggctgctgtttcaatcctgatggctctctgcagcgggcgggctGCTGCTCATACAGTTCCCCCTCtactgacgcacacacacacacacacacacacacacacacacacacacacacacacacacacacacacacacacacacacacacacggtggatgcaggataaaccggagatgagacgacacaatgacctaaattgaggacagctacactcgttattgtaagagcaatgataagttaaagtctaataagtcctttatcaaaccgtgtgaatgtgtgtcccaggccaggttaggaaattaactaacaatgtaaagatcaacaagccactgacacatatgttcaaatttgattcattgaataaattataatttttggTCTTAAatccattttcatattataccaacatttgcagcattcTGAGCAGCACTGTctcccgcaacttcattgcaacaaacatacaaaagacatcgtaacttttatcgcaattttttacaaaggGAGAGACTGAGATATTTGGTTTACTCATATTAAAGTTTGTGGCTGCAGCTAAAAGTGCTTTCTTTCTTGTCCGAGAGAACGCACCAGTGGAAACCCCACATTATATTCTGTGTAGAGCTCTTTGCAGAATTGTTTTACACGTTGTTATTATTACCCCGTTTTCTCTgtagtgcagaaaaaaaaagtgagagagaaaagaggaagcaTCTGCTTTCTGAGAAGAATTATGAATGGAAATCTGGAGACATGAGCTGTATATAAAGGAAGCACAGAGCAGGTTTCTAACACAGATCAAACCTTGAAGATTGAAGGCTTTCATCCAAACAGAAGCTCTCCTGTCTTTGAACCATGAAGTCTCTGGTGGTGCTCGTACTTCTGAACTGCTTCCTGCATCACACCCTCTCTGCCGGTCAGTAACTAAATACTTGTTTTCTCTGTGAGCTGTCAGTCTAATGCTGACCGTACCAtagaagactttgaaaagaccaAAGTCTGACActatctcacatctaaagacaatctgtTATAATGTCACTGAGTTTTGACGATCGTTTGGTGCAAGGTGTTCATAAAACTCGGTCCCAGCTGTCTTAGGTCAGTCTTTTTCTCCAtctttaagtactgagattgtTTGACGTTTTGGTAGTTAAATCTTCTAAGGGTTGGGGATCGTTCAAACATTTTCGATACCAGTACCGATACCAATATTGTGACATTGTGATACCAGTTCCTTCaacgatacttttttttataccaatttttaacgttagacagccaatcaccagcattattagatcttggtagaagcgtgctgcatgctgattggctcgaTGACGATGaggagatttactccttaggtattgaactTGGGttttgaatgacgaggcatttttcaatacttgatactttagaggcaattcgttcagtgcctaaaaagtactgaattcggtacccagccctagatgTGACacggtgtcagactttagtcttttcaaagtctcttcaaagtcttctagtgtTTGGTAGGCATCAGATTCtactaccaagacttaaaacgTCCGATAATACCAAATAAGTTTGATTTTGTCTGAACTTAAAGACGGGAAATAGACTATGTTAAGACAGCTGGGACTGAGCTTTATGACCAACTTACACCAAAAGTGGTTGTTGCTTTAACTGTATTATTAGTATGTTAgtattaaatgtgtgtgtctgtgtgttcacagTTCCAGCCGCATTATCAATGCTAGAGGAAGGATGCTGTCCAGGTTACAATCAAACACGTATTCCTAAACCTTGCGTGAAACGCGTGGCGATGACCGCGAGTCACTGCAAACCAAAAGCAATTGTGTAAGTATACGTACATGTTCATTTTGCATTGAAAAGCTtgcaactagggctgcaacaaacgattattttcattgttgattagtCTGTGGATTATTTCctcgattaatggattagtttcTTGGTCTAAAAAATGTCAGACAATTGAAGAttgtgtttcccaaagcccaagatgacgtcctcaaatgtcttgttttgtgcacAACTCAACGATTTATACTTTAAGCACAAGTATACCTGAAGACATGTTTTACCACTGCTGGTTGTCAGCTTTGTATTTAgtgtttccttctctttctaATGAAGTACAATCTCTGTCTTTCTTACAGATTTACAACTGAGTCTAAGAAGTTGTGTATTGATCCTAATTTGAAATGGGCGAAGGACATGTTGGACACATTTGAGGATGGAGTTGTCACTTACAATTCCGAGAAGTGTaaaaaatttcagagaaaagtGTGAGAATGGTGTTCCTTTGTGTGTCATGATCACATGTTCTTTATGTACACAGACAATTTCAGCAGATAAGTTATGATTTAATTTTATATCGGCTTCTGTTTACTTTGAAAACAATCTATGTGCATTCAAAAAATAATGTCAAGTTAAGGAAATCAGGTTTCTCAAATGAGATTGGTTCAACTCAGACACCAAAATTCCacattttatgatttttctATTTATTGAATTTACTGTCAGTCAGTGATCCAAACATTTCCATCTGAGAGTTTGAACAACTTTAATGTATTCTTTATATTTATAGGCTTCAGTTTGTGATGCTGTTGTTAACTGTTTTGTATTAAGCAGAtcagtgtttctctctctctctgtctctctctctctttttttctaaacaatttacttaaaatatcttttaatatttcaaacaCAGCAGCCATCTTATAAGATAATAACAAGAGGTTCTTTTGCATGTGACTGAACTCATATGAAGTGACATTTCG
This sequence is a window from Perca flavescens isolate YP-PL-M2 chromosome 1, PFLA_1.0, whole genome shotgun sequence. Protein-coding genes within it:
- the LOC114561452 gene encoding C-C motif chemokine 13-like, which gives rise to MKSLVVLVLLNCFLHHTLSAVPAALSMLEEGCCPGYNQTRIPKPCVKRVAMTASHCKPKAIVFTTESKKLCIDPNLKWAKDMLDTFEDGVVTYNSEKCKKFQRKV